A region of Thermovibrio ammonificans HB-1 DNA encodes the following proteins:
- the rpsF gene encoding 30S ribosomal protein S6, which yields MREYYYEMVYILRPTMSDEETNAAIEKVNSYVERYGGEVLKVDKWGKRQLAYPINDYDKGFYVLEYIRTDKRDFVRNMENFFRINEDVIRFLLFRLKPSEVKELKEKLGKKEEAVAASSEENKGEE from the coding sequence ATGAGGGAGTACTACTACGAGATGGTTTACATACTCAGGCCCACAATGAGCGACGAAGAGACAAACGCCGCCATAGAGAAGGTAAACTCCTACGTTGAGAGGTACGGCGGAGAGGTCCTCAAGGTAGACAAGTGGGGTAAGAGGCAGCTTGCATACCCCATTAACGACTACGACAAAGGCTTTTACGTCCTTGAGTACATAAGGACCGACAAGAGGGACTTCGTTAGGAATATGGAGAACTTCTTTAGAATTAACGAAGACGTTATAAGGTTCCTCCTCTTCAGGCTGAAGCCTTCAGAGGTTAAGGAGTTGAAGGAGAAGCTCGGTAAGAAAGAGGAGGCTGTAGCAGCTTCCTCCGAAGAGAATAAGGGAGAAGAGTAA